One genomic region from Homalodisca vitripennis isolate AUS2020 chromosome 6, UT_GWSS_2.1, whole genome shotgun sequence encodes:
- the LOC124365414 gene encoding uncharacterized protein LOC124365414, which yields MSKASTKLMSLWSAIDMIENQIISIVFNVILMIIVKKWQNELRDYHVFHVESETTQAQDTAGQSIERRIAPSSSKMSMTSKRSRYSIISVVATPDLLHEAANQHLTW from the exons ATGTCCAAGGCTTCTACTAAGTTGATGAGTTTATGGAGCGCCATTGATATGATTGAGAACCAA ATAATTAGCATTGTTTTCAATGTGATTTTGATGATTATTGTGAAGAAATGGCAAAATGAACTTAGAGATTACCATGTGTTTCATGTTGAAAGTGAGACCACACAAGCTCAAGATACCGCTG GTCAATCTATAGAAAGAAGAATTGCACCTTCGTCGTCAAAAATGTCAATGACATCAAAGAGGTCCAGATACAGCATTATCTCAGTGGTTGCCACCCCAGATTTGCTACATGAGGCAGCTAATCAACACTTAACATG GTga